The Cystobacter fuscus DSM 2262 genomic sequence GGAGCAGTGGATCAGCGTCGAGCAGTCCAACTTCACGCCCCACTGCATGGACATCGTCCGTGAGCTGGTGTTCAAGCGCGGCGGCAAGCCCGACCTGGACAAGGTGAACAAGGGCCGGGATGGCTGTGCCCGGGCACTCGACGTCGTCGACCGGGCCCTCCTGTCGCAGGGCCACCTCGCGGGGGATCTCTTCTCGCTCGCGGACATCTGTTGGCTGCCCTACCTGCAGTACCTCTCGATGACGCCCCATGCCTCGCTCATCACCGAGCGTCCCCACGTGAGTTCCTGGTGGCGGCGCATCAGCGCCCGCCCCTCGTGGAAGAAGGTCACGGGGTAGTCCGGGTCTCTCCGGCGGGACGGTGCCTTCCCGGCTGCCCTGCATGATGGCGGGTTCGGAAACGAGCCCCCAGCGCCTCCGGGAGTTATCCTGGAGGTCATGTCGCGGCAACCACTTGCGAAGTCGTCCTCGTCCTTCCCCTCCCGGCTGTCTTCCTGGCTCACGCCGTCTCGGTTGAGAGAACTCGTGGAGGCCCGGGTCTACGCCCGGGGCGAGGAGCTGGCGGACTCGGGGGGCGTGACGAAGTGGTCGGTGACGCCCACGGGCCTGGAGGGAGATGTCCGAGGCCCGGGCCG encodes the following:
- a CDS encoding glutathione S-transferase family protein, with protein sequence MKVYGHPMSTCTRKVLTTLAEKGHTSHEFVLVDLMKGEQKSPQYLAKHPFGVVPFLEDDGFSMYESRAIIRYLDARLPGPKLTPSDYPSLGRMEQWISVEQSNFTPHCMDIVRELVFKRGGKPDLDKVNKGRDGCARALDVVDRALLSQGHLAGDLFSLADICWLPYLQYLSMTPHASLITERPHVSSWWRRISARPSWKKVTG